From one Lotus japonicus ecotype B-129 chromosome 3, LjGifu_v1.2 genomic stretch:
- the LOC130709521 gene encoding uncharacterized protein LOC130709521, producing MWRDPGAPADSFYEIRPECTDVPKSRFRIKAGKTLSARKWHAAFSPEGYLDIGKTLSRIHRGGIHPSIRGEVWEFLLGCYDPKSTFEERDEIRQRRRTQYAEWKEECRQLFPLVGSGRFITAPVVTEDGQPIQDPLVLLENNPDGGAIVPPQTPQDNNGMGPPSTDAANKLEKMTDKGVIQWMLTLHQIGLDVIRTDRTLVFYEKKENLSKLWDILAVYARIDTDVGYCQGMSDLCSPMIILLNDEADAFWCFERLMRRLRGNFRCTDSSVGVEAQLSNLASITQVIDPKLHQHLEHLGGGDYLFAFRMLMVLFRREFSFCDSLYLWEMMWALEYDPDMFWLYEDAEETSDKSEEAKARLKSIRHYGKYERENMKNASKSSEEPPLPISVFLVASVLKEKSATLLQQARGLDDVVKILNDVNGNLDAKKACVAALKLHKKYLKKAKKP from the exons ATGTGGAGAGATCCAGGAGCTCCGGCAGATTCTTTCTATGAAATCCGCCCTGAGTGCACAGATGTTCCCAAGTCAAGATTTAGGATAAAG GCTGGTAAAACTCTAAGTGCAAGAAAGTGGCATGCTGCATTTTCTCCCGAAGGGTATTTGGATATAGGCAAGACTCTAAGCCGAATCCACCGTGGG GGAATTCACCCATCAATTAGAGGAGAAGTTTGGGAATTTCTACTCGGTTGCTATGATCCAAAGAGTACATTTGAGGAAAGAGATGAGATAAGGCAGCGCCGAAG GACGCAATATGCTGAATGGAAGGAAGAATGCCGCCAATTGTTTCCTCTTGTGGGAAGTGGGAGATTTATCACTGCACCGGTGGTTACTGAAGATGGTCAACCAATTCAAGATCCATTGGTTCTATTAGAAAATAATCCAGACGGTGGAGCGATTGTACCTCCTCAAACTCCTCAAGATAATAATGGTATGGGACCTCCCAGCACTGACGCTGCAAATAAATTAGAGAAGATGACAGACAAAGGAGTAATCCAATGGATGTTAACTCTGCATCAAATAG GTCTTGACGTGATTCGCACTGATAGGACACTAGTGTTTTATGAGAAGAAAGAGAACTTGTCAAAACTATGGGATATTCTTGCAGTTTATGCTCGGATAGATACAGATGTTGGCTATTGTCAAG GAATGAGTGACTTATGTTCTCCCATGATAATTCTTCTGAATGATGAAGCTGACGCGTTTTGGTGCTTTGAGCGTCTGATGCGTAGACTG CGAGGAAATTTCAGATGCACTGATAGTTCTGTTGGGGTGGAGGCTCAACTGAGTAATTTAGCTTCAATTACTCAAGTAATTGATCCAAAACTTCATCAACATTTAG AGCATCTTGGTGGAGGTGACTATCTGTTTGCTTTTCGAATGCTAATGGTTCTGTTTCGTCGAGAATTCTCCTTTTGCGATTCATTGTACCTTTGGGAG ATGATGTGGGCTCTAGAGTATGATCCTGACATGTTCTGGTTGTACGAAGATGCTGAAGAAACTTCTGATAAGTCTGAGGAAGCGAAAGCGAGATTAAAGTCAATACGCCATTACGgaaagtatgagagagaaaatatgaaaaatgcATCAAAGAGTTCTGAAGAACCTCCTCTTCCCATATCTGTTTTCCTTGTTGCTAGTGTGTTGAAAGAGAAAAGCGCAACACTACTCCAGCAAGCACGAGGCTTGGATGACGTTGTCAAG ATATTGAATGATGTAAATGGAAATCTAGATGCCAAAAAAGCCTGCGTTGCGGCACTGAAACTTCACAAGAAATATTTGAAGAAG GCCAAGAAACCCTAG
- the LOC130748514 gene encoding protein translation factor SUI1 homolog 1-like — protein sequence MSELDAQIPTAFDPFAEANVDESGAGGAGTKDYVHIRVQQRNGRKSLTTVQGLKKEFSYNKILKDLKKEFCCNGTVVQDPELGQVIQLQGDQRKNVSTFLVQAGIVKKDNIKIHGF from the exons ATGTCTGAATTAGACGCTCAGATTCCTACTGCCTTCG ATCCTTTTGCTGAGGCAAATGTTGACGAGTCGGGTGCTGGGGGTGCTGGGACAAAGGACTATGTGCATATCCGCGTGCAGCAGAGGAATGGCAGGAAAAGCCTGACAACTGTTCAGGGATTGAAGAAAGAATTCAGCTATAACAAGATACTGAAGGACCTTAAGAAAGAGTTCTGTTGCAATGGTACAGTTGTTCAGGACCCAGAACTTGGACAG GTTATCCAACTTCAAGGTGATCAGCGGAAGAATGTTTCTACCTTCCTAGTCCAG GCTGGTATCGTGAAGAAGGATAATATCAAGATTCATGGTTTCTGA
- the LOC130748704 gene encoding uncharacterized protein LOC130748704 — translation MAPVAPRSGDAIFANIERVNAELFTLTYGAIVRQLLTDLEEVEEVNKQLDQMGYNIGIRLVDEFLAKSNVSRCVDFRETTDVIAKVGFKMFLGVTASVTNWDAEGTCCSIVLEDNPLVDFVELPDTCQGLYYCNILSGVIRGALDMVSMKTEVTWLRDVLRGDDVFELQVKLLKQVPEEYPYKDDE, via the exons ATGGCTCCTGTAGCACCTCGATCTGGCGATGCGATATTTGCTAACATTGAACGCGTT AATGCAGAGCTTTTTACTTTGACATATGGGGCCATTGTGCGTCAATTGCTCACGGATCTGGAAGAGGTTGAGGAGGTTAACAAGCAGCTAGATCAAAT GGGTTATAACATTGGAATCCGTTTGGTTGATGAGTTTTTAGCTAAATCTAATGTCTCGAGGTGCGTTGATTTCAGAGAGACTACCGATGTGATTGCAAAG GTTGGTTTTAAAATGTTCCTCGGTGTTACTGCATCTGTCACCAATTGGGATGCTGAAGGCACATGTTGCAGTATTGTTTTGGAGGATAATCCTTTGGTAGACTTTGTTGAGCTTCCTGATACCTGCCAAGGTCTGTACTACTGCAACATCCTGAGTGGAGTCATTAGAGGAGCCTTAGATATG GTTTCAATGAAGACTGAGGTCACTTGGTTACGTGACGTGCTTCGAGGTGATGATGTGTTTGAGTTGCAGGTAAAACTTCTCAAGCAAGTTCCAGAAGAGTATCCTTACAAGGATGATGAGTAG
- the LOC130749103 gene encoding F-box/LRR-repeat protein At4g14103-like isoform X1, which yields MFLFPPLYSFLPLLLFQCLIVDTHYTHSLSGTAGVMAGLISSSPDTHKLQRSNVGEMKDMISNLPDSLLHYILSLVPTKDAIRTSILAKRWKYLWTCLSVFDFEKDRSFICMKEDQRQKSLYCLLDQVHRLLYHSNCVKKLRVNYFGVAIDADRVNSLISAAVKHKIEELKLYILLKAQFVLPHCLSAFESLNKLVLELGCALNVPSGIHFPGLKRLKLSCVNFANEKSVQHLFSGCPVLQKLTLFNCNWWNIKQVGITIPTLKTLTIFCDRSDREDLLNSKVKIEAVNLLYLSCSTYLIVDFVLVNLASVVDAYIDVGCCYPLCPQISGPRAFKLLSGLGSIKSLRLSTDTLESLSYAKNTLHLLPLFDNLTHLVVDLGNFESTNEALMEILQKTPKLEVLHIPMGFDPQICLDGEDWRLNSVPCCFKYSLKLFSISNFDGSEADIQLLRFLLENARVLGEIRIFCSKTLSADLKKQAEISRLQLVGLGSCVIKFQ from the exons ATGTTCCTTTTCCCTCCTTTGTACTCCTTTTTACCCCTTCTTCTCTTTCAGTGTTTGATAGTTGATACCCACTACACACACTCGCTTTCAG GCACAGCAGGGGTTATGGCTGGTTTAATCTCATCATCACCTGATACACATAAGCTCCAAAGAAGTAATGTGGGTGAAATGAAGGATATGATCAGCAACTTACCTGATAGCCTTCTTCATTACATTCTTTCTTTGGTCCCTACCAAAGATGCTATACGAACTTCCATTTTGGCTAAAAGGTGGAAGTACTTGTGGACCTGCTTATCTGTCTTTGATTTTGAAAAGGATCGGTCATTTATCTGCATGAAAGAAGACCAAAGACAGAAATCTCTATATTGCCTCTTAGATCAAGTGCACAGACTACTTTATCATTCTAATTGTGTGAAAAAGCTCCGTGTCAATTACTTTGGAGTTGCCATTGATGCAGATCGAGTTAATTCTCTTATTTCTGCTGCAGTGAAGCACAAAATCGAAGAGCTTAAGCTTTACATACTTCTAAAGGCTCAGTTTGTGTTACCTCATTGTCTCTCAGCTTTTGAATCATTGAATAAGCTGGTTTTAGAACTGGGTTGTGCTCTAAATGTTCCTAGTGGCATTCACTTCCCTGGCCTGAAGAGATTAAAGCTTTCGTGTGTTAACTTTGCAAATGAGAAGTCAGTTCAACATCTTTTCTCTGGCTGCCCTGTCCTACAGAAGTTAACCTTGTTCAATTGTAATTGGTGGAACATCAAGCAGGTCGGCATTACAATTCCCACATTAAAGACATTAACCATCTTTTGCGACCGTTCTGATCGAGAGGATTTGCTCAATTCTAAAGTCAAGATTGAAGCTGTGAATCTTTTATACCTCAGTTGCTCAACCTATCTAATAGTAGACTTTGTCCTTGTTAACCTAGCCTCCGTAGTTGATGCATATATTGATGTTGGGTGTTGCTATCCATTATGTCCACAAATCTCTGGTCCCCGTGCATTTAAACTATTGAGTGGACTTGGTAGCATCAAATCTCTTAGACTATCAACTGATACTCTTGAG TCTCTTTCATATGCAAAAAATACTCTCCATCTCCTTCCTTTGTTTGACAATTTGACTCATCTTGTTGTGGATTTGGGAAATTTTGAGTCCACTAATGAAGCACTAATGGAAATTCTCCAAAAGACACCTAAATTGGAAGTTCTTCATATTCCTATG GGATTTGACCCACAGATCTGCTTGGATGGTGAGGACTGGAGGTTGAACTCAGTACCTTGTTGTTTCAAATATAGTCTCAAATTATTCTCTATTTCAAATTTTGATGGGAGTGAAGCTGACATTCAGTTGCTGAGGTTTTTGTTAGAAAACGCCAGAGTTTTAGGGGAGATCCGGATATTCTGTTCTAAAACTTTATCTGCTGATTTGAAGAAGCAGGCTGAGATCAGCCGGTTGCAGCTTGTAGGCCTGGGAAGTTGTGTCATTAAGTTCCAGTAA
- the LOC130748455 gene encoding uncharacterized protein LOC130748455, whose amino-acid sequence MLMSSSCQVHMSFRILQFPCSKLPNMLLFLHLRPNTNSTFFPSSTILCSSLSDDSFSIPKPTQLGYTPPEDPFGLDVELKPSKANSQTQEPRSWFGPNGQYIRELPCPSCRGRGYTPCTECGIERSRSDCPKCIGKGILTCHQCSGDCVIWEESIDEQPWERARSVSPLKVMEDEEVDNLDIKLDVKKRSKRVYQSPPPEVGLKISRSLKSLNAKTGLFSNRMKIIHQDPMLQAQRVAAIKKAKGTVAARQHASKTMKVFFSDPINRQKRSLAMKGVKFYCQTCGREGHRRHYCPELKDSLIVSQFTCSVCGGKGHNRRTCRKLKISHNNGGVTNHHRCKICSQYGHNRRTCPQVVSNKRRDITSRRAYKCRLCQKEGHNIRTCPGSRAITEHPLE is encoded by the exons ATGCTAATGAGTAGTTCCTGCCAAGTTCACATGTCATTTCGCATTCTACAATTTCCATGCTCAAAGCTACCCAACATGCTTCTCTTCCTTCACCTTCGTCCCAACACAAACTCTACCTTCTTCCCCTCATCAACCATTCTCTGCTCATCTCTCAGCGACGACTCGTTTTCAATCCCTAAACCAACCCAG TTGGGTTACACTCCTCCAGAGGACCCGTTTGGACTCGACGTGGAACTCAAACCAAG caAAGCTAACTCTCAAACACAAGAACCAAGGTCCTGGTTTGGTCCCAATGGACAGTATATCAGAGAGCTACCTTGTCCAAGCTGCCGAGGAAGGGGTTATACTCCTTGTACTGAGTGCGGGATAGAAAGATCAAGGTCAGATTGTCCAAAATGTATTGGGAAG GGTATACTGACTTGCCACCAGTGCTCTGGAGATTGTGTCATATGGGAAGAATCAATTGATGAGCAGCCATGGGAGAGAGCCCGTTCTGT CTCCCCGCTTAAAGTGATGGAAGATGAGGAAGTTGACAACTTAGACATAAAGCTAGATGTGAAAAAAAGGTCCAAGCGTGTTTACCAGTCGCCACCACCTGAAGTTGGATTAAAGATCAGTCGCTCATTAAAA AGTCTCAATGCTAAGACTGGTTTATTTAGCAACCGAATGAAGATTATCCACCAGGATCCCATGCTTCAAGCACAGCGAGTGGCTGCTATTAAG AAAGCCAAGGGAACTGTTGCAGCAAGACAACATGCTTCCAAAACTATGAAAGTTTTCTTTAGTGATCCAATAAACCGTCAGAAAAGGAGCTTGGCCATGAAGG GAGTGAAGTTCTACTGCCAAACCTGTGGACGTGAAGGGCATAGGAGGCACTACTGTCCAGAACTCAAGGATAGTTTGATTGTTTCGCAATTCACGTGTAGTGTGTGCGGGGGAAAAGGCCACAACAGAAGAACATGCAGAAAGTTGAAGATAAGCCATAACAATGGGGGAGTTACAAATCACCATCGGTGTAAAATATGTAGCCAATATGGCCATAACCGCAGGACATGCCCTCAAGTTGTCTCTAATAAAAGGAGAGACATAACTTCTCGAAGAGCATACAAGTGCCGATTGTGCCAGAAAGAGGGACACAATATTAGGACCTGCCCTGGTAGTAGAGCTATTACTGAACATCCTCTGGAGTAA
- the LOC130743625 gene encoding thiamine thiazole synthase, chloroplastic-like — translation MASTTTTTFTSSSSSSSFLHTKIPTPSSLSSFNKPLTFQSMKPSLRKLCMSMAASSAPSPPPPYDLGSFKFAPIKESIVSREMTRRYMTDMVTFADTDVVIVGAGSAGLTCAYELSKNPNVQVAIIEQSVSPGGGAWLGGQLFSAMVVRKPAHLFLNELGVDYDEQDNYVVIKHAALFTSTIMSKLLARPNVKLFNAVAAEDLIVKNGRVGGVVTNWALVSMNHDTQSCMDPNVMEAKVVVSSCGHDGPFGATGVKRLKSIGLIDRVPGMKALDMNTAEDAIVRLTREVVPGMIVTGMEVAEIDGAPRMGPTFGAMMISGQKAAHLALRSLGLPNAVDKNNAAGKIHPELVLAAATESAEIADA, via the exons ATggcttccaccaccaccaccaccttcacctcctcctcctcctcctcctcattccTCCACACCAAAATCCCAACCCCATCCTCTCTCTCCTCCTTCAACAAACCACTCACCTTCCAATCCATGAAACCTTCACTGAGGAAGCTCTGCATGTCCATGGCTGCATCATCTGCACCTTCACCACCTCCACCCTATGATCTCGGATCCTTCAAATTTGCGCCGATCAAGGAGTCCATTGTCTCACGCGAGATGACGCGCAGGTACATGACCGACATGGTCACCTTCGCTGATACCGACGTCGTCATCGTCGGTGCCGGTTCCGCCGGGCTCACCTGCGCCTACGAGCTCAGTAAGAACCCCAACGTCCAGGTTGCTATCATTGAGCAATCTGTTAGCCCCGGTGGCGGCGCGTGGCTCGGTGGCCAACTCTTCTCTGCCATG GTAGTGCGCAAGCCAGCACATCTGTTCTTGAATGAGCTTGGAGTGGATTATGATGAGCAGGACAACTATGTGGTGATCAAGCATGCTGCTCTCTTCACTTCCACAATCATGAGCAAGCTGCTGGCTAGGCCTAATGTGAAGCTTTTCAATGCTGTGGCCGCTGAGGATTTGATTGTGAAAAATGGGAGAGTTGGTGGGGTTGTCACCAACTGGGCTTTGGTTTCCATGAACCATGACACCCAATCCTGCATGGATCCTAATGTCATGGAGGCCAAGGTGGTGGTAAGCTCTTGTGGCCATGATGGGCCTTTTGGAGCCACTGGGGTGAAGAGGCTTAAGAGCATTGGTTTGATTGATAGGGTGCCTGGAATGAAGGCCCTTGACATGAACACTGCTGAGGATGCTATTGTCAGGCTTACCAGGGAGGTTGTGCCTGGAATGATTGTTACTGGGATGGAAGTTGCTGAGATTGATGGTGCTCCAAGAATG GGTCCAACATTTGGAGCTATGATGATATCAGGGCAGAAGGCAGCACATTTGGCCTTGAGATCACTGGGGCTTCCCAATGCTGTGGATAAAAATAATGCTGCAGGGAAGATCCACCCAGAGCTTGTCCTAGCTGCTGCTACTGAATCTGCTGAAATTGCAGATGCTTAA
- the LOC130749103 gene encoding F-box/LRR-repeat protein At4g14103-like isoform X2, with protein MTIRIRVSLCFLLCFFLSIQTLLGCNTIDCTAGVMAGLISSSPDTHKLQRSNVGEMKDMISNLPDSLLHYILSLVPTKDAIRTSILAKRWKYLWTCLSVFDFEKDRSFICMKEDQRQKSLYCLLDQVHRLLYHSNCVKKLRVNYFGVAIDADRVNSLISAAVKHKIEELKLYILLKAQFVLPHCLSAFESLNKLVLELGCALNVPSGIHFPGLKRLKLSCVNFANEKSVQHLFSGCPVLQKLTLFNCNWWNIKQVGITIPTLKTLTIFCDRSDREDLLNSKVKIEAVNLLYLSCSTYLIVDFVLVNLASVVDAYIDVGCCYPLCPQISGPRAFKLLSGLGSIKSLRLSTDTLESLSYAKNTLHLLPLFDNLTHLVVDLGNFESTNEALMEILQKTPKLEVLHIPMGFDPQICLDGEDWRLNSVPCCFKYSLKLFSISNFDGSEADIQLLRFLLENARVLGEIRIFCSKTLSADLKKQAEISRLQLVGLGSCVIKFQ; from the exons atgaccATTCGAATTAGGGTTTCTTTATGTTTCTTGCTATGTTTTTTCCTCTCAATTCAAACCTTGTTGGGATGCAACACAATTGACT GCACAGCAGGGGTTATGGCTGGTTTAATCTCATCATCACCTGATACACATAAGCTCCAAAGAAGTAATGTGGGTGAAATGAAGGATATGATCAGCAACTTACCTGATAGCCTTCTTCATTACATTCTTTCTTTGGTCCCTACCAAAGATGCTATACGAACTTCCATTTTGGCTAAAAGGTGGAAGTACTTGTGGACCTGCTTATCTGTCTTTGATTTTGAAAAGGATCGGTCATTTATCTGCATGAAAGAAGACCAAAGACAGAAATCTCTATATTGCCTCTTAGATCAAGTGCACAGACTACTTTATCATTCTAATTGTGTGAAAAAGCTCCGTGTCAATTACTTTGGAGTTGCCATTGATGCAGATCGAGTTAATTCTCTTATTTCTGCTGCAGTGAAGCACAAAATCGAAGAGCTTAAGCTTTACATACTTCTAAAGGCTCAGTTTGTGTTACCTCATTGTCTCTCAGCTTTTGAATCATTGAATAAGCTGGTTTTAGAACTGGGTTGTGCTCTAAATGTTCCTAGTGGCATTCACTTCCCTGGCCTGAAGAGATTAAAGCTTTCGTGTGTTAACTTTGCAAATGAGAAGTCAGTTCAACATCTTTTCTCTGGCTGCCCTGTCCTACAGAAGTTAACCTTGTTCAATTGTAATTGGTGGAACATCAAGCAGGTCGGCATTACAATTCCCACATTAAAGACATTAACCATCTTTTGCGACCGTTCTGATCGAGAGGATTTGCTCAATTCTAAAGTCAAGATTGAAGCTGTGAATCTTTTATACCTCAGTTGCTCAACCTATCTAATAGTAGACTTTGTCCTTGTTAACCTAGCCTCCGTAGTTGATGCATATATTGATGTTGGGTGTTGCTATCCATTATGTCCACAAATCTCTGGTCCCCGTGCATTTAAACTATTGAGTGGACTTGGTAGCATCAAATCTCTTAGACTATCAACTGATACTCTTGAG TCTCTTTCATATGCAAAAAATACTCTCCATCTCCTTCCTTTGTTTGACAATTTGACTCATCTTGTTGTGGATTTGGGAAATTTTGAGTCCACTAATGAAGCACTAATGGAAATTCTCCAAAAGACACCTAAATTGGAAGTTCTTCATATTCCTATG GGATTTGACCCACAGATCTGCTTGGATGGTGAGGACTGGAGGTTGAACTCAGTACCTTGTTGTTTCAAATATAGTCTCAAATTATTCTCTATTTCAAATTTTGATGGGAGTGAAGCTGACATTCAGTTGCTGAGGTTTTTGTTAGAAAACGCCAGAGTTTTAGGGGAGATCCGGATATTCTGTTCTAAAACTTTATCTGCTGATTTGAAGAAGCAGGCTGAGATCAGCCGGTTGCAGCTTGTAGGCCTGGGAAGTTGTGTCATTAAGTTCCAGTAA